CGTGCTCCACCTGCGCGAAGCGGACGACGACGCGCTCGCCGTACTGCGCGGCGCCGACATCCGCAACAAGAACATCCATGTGCACTGCTTTACCGGCACACCCGGATTCGCGGAAGCGCTACTCGCCCTCGACGCGAACATCTACATCGGGTTTACCGGCATCATCACGTTCAAGAACGCACAGAACGTGCGCGACGCCGCGGCCATCGTACCCGATAGCCGCATGCTCCTCGAAACGGACTCCCCCTACATGGCGCCCATCCCTTACCGGGGCAAGCCCTGCCATTCAGGCTACATTCCCTACATTGCAAACAAACTTGCAGAAGTAAAAGAAAAGCCCGTAGAAGAAATCTACAGGCAAGTCCGCGAAAATACGCGCCGCTGTTACGGAATCTAGGCTATCTGCGCAGCCGCACCTGCAGGCACTGCACCGCCCGCGTAGTGCGCCTCCATGTACTTAAGCGCATCTTCGGGCGAAAGCGGAACACTAAAGTAGAATCCCTGAATGTTACGGCAGCCCTCGCTCCGCAGGAATTCCAGCTGTTCCTCAGTTTCTACGCCCTCGGCAATCAGTTCCAGATTTAGGGACTTCGCAATCCCGATAACCATCTTCGCGAATGCCGCATCTTCCTCGTCGTCGGCGACGTGGTCCACGAACGACTTGTCCATCTTGAGCGTATGCACCGGCAAGTGCTTCAGGTAAGAAAGGCTGCTGTAGCCCGTGCCAAAGTCATCGATGGAAATCTGCACGCCCATGCACGAAAGTTTGCGCATGATGTCCGCCGCCTTCTCCACCTCGCAGGTCGCCGTGTACTCGGTAATCTCGAGTTTCAGGTTACGCGGGTTCAGGTTCGTCTCGGCGAGCACGCGCTTCACGTCGTCGACCATCGATTCCATCGCAAACTGCTTTGCCGAGAAGTTCACCGCAACGCGGATGTCCTTGAACCCCAGATCCACCCACTTCTTGGTCTGGATGCACGCCATCTTGAGGATAAGCGCACCCATCGGCACAATGAGCCCGGTCTCTTCGGCCAGCGGGATGAATTCTGCCGGAGAAACAATCCCGTGCTCGGAATTGTTCCAGCGGACAAGCGCCTCGAAACCGACAATCCGGTCCCCGCTAGCGATATCTATAATGGGCTGGTACATCAGCACGAATTCCTGGGCCTGGATGGCGCGGCGGATTTCGTACTCGAGCTTGTAGAGCTTCATCGCCTTCTCGCGGATGCCGCCCGTCACGAACTGGATTCCGCCATGCTGCCCGCTCTTCTTCAGGTTGCGAAGCACTGCATTCGCACTCGCGAGGATATCCTCAACACAGTCCACATCACTATTCAAGACAACCGCCATCGACGCACTCACAAAGAGCTCGCTACCGTCCAGCTGGATAGGCGCCTTAATTTTCGTGTGAATCTGCTTCACCTTCGCAAGCAGGTCCTCGCGCACTTCGCTACCCTGGATATCGTGCAAAATGACCGCGAAAACATCGGGCCCGATACGCGCCAGAACGTCGTTCTTGCCGCAGGTCGCCTTGATGCGCTCGGCAACCACGCGCAACACGTTATCGCCAAAGTTGATGGAATAGGATGCGTTTATCGCCCCGAAACTGTCGATATCGAGGAGCGCCACGCCAAAGGTGTATCCCGGTTTCTGGGCGGCCATGTCCACGTCGACCTTGAGCTTTTCAAGGAAGAACTTGCGGTTATAAACACCCGTAAGCGCATCCTGGTAGGCGTAGTAGTACTTTTCGCGGGCAATGGCAGACGTGTCACTTGCGGTTATGGAACCGATAACGCGGATAGGCCTGTTTTCGGAATCCATCTGCAGGCGTCCCGCAATCATAATCTCTTCGGGCTTGCCCTTCATCGGCGAAGAAAGCCGGAGCACCTCGGAAAAGTCCTCGCCCGTCTCGAGCGCCTTCATGAACTTTTCCCTGAACGCGACCCAGTCACTCTCCATCACGTAAGACTCGAGCGCCGAGAACGAGTCCTCGAGAAGTTCCTTCGCGCCAATCAGTTCCGCCACGAGGTTGGACCAGTACACCTTCCCCGTCGAAACGTTAAATGTCCAGAAGCCCTCGTGCGACACGTCGATCATCATCTGGTGGAGTTCGCTCTGCTCGTGCAGGTCCTTCTGGAAATCGCGAACGGGCTCGGTATCCACCTTCGTCGGGATTTCCACGTCGGTACGCATCTTCTTGCGGTTACCTACCGTCGGGAACGAGTAGAACAGGGCCAGGTACGCAATAAAGATGATTGCAACAAAATAGGGGACAAACGCCATCACATGCCCCGAAAAATGCAGAATATCGGGAACAAACGCCGCGAACATAAAGCACGCGAACAGGAGCGCAAAACGGAGGATTTTGTGTTCGTCAAAAAGTTTCATCTATATGACACCCAATGTGCATAAAATAACTCAAAAACCCCAATTTAGATTATTCCCGATTGAATTAAAGCAATTTTGTAAGTAAAAAAACCGCTCCAAAAGCGAGTATTCCACTTTGGAATAAGCCTTTCTTTTATTCCATAAAGAGATATTTCTGGTATAAAAGACATGCGGGAGGGGCCCCAGCTCGGAGTGGACGCCTACTCCCCAAAGAGGATAACTCAACTAAGCCACTAAAGTGGCAAGTTTCGTATAGGCGTCCGTGGCTGCACTCGGTCATATCGGCAAGTAAACTTGCCGCTGCGACACTCGTTTGCACACTACTGCGAAGGCCAGAACATATAAAAAAGCCCCCAGCTTTTTACCGAGGGCAGTTTCCCGTGAGCAAGAATCTAGCGGATTCGGTCGTATCCGTGAGCAAAAAAGGGCGACCAGTATTAACTGGTCGTCCTTTGCGAGAGCGAGCGCAGACCGGAGAAGTGGTTCCCGAGTCTAGCGCGAGCGGTCGTATTACACAGCGCCCTGCCACTTCATGGCATCGGCAACCTTGAGGAAGCCAGCGATGTTTGCACCCATCACGAGGTTGCCCTTCTGGCCGTACTTGACAGCGGCAGAGGAAGCAGCGGCGTAGATGCTCTTCATGATGCCTTCGAGCTTCTTGTCCACTTCTTCGAAGGTCCAGGAGAGACGTTCGGAGTTCTGGGACATTTCGAGACCCGATGTTGCCACGCCACCAGCGTTAGCAGCCTTGGCAGGTCCAAAGAGAACGCCAGCCTTCTGGAAGGCTTCGATAGCTTCCGGAGTAGACGGCATGTTAGCACCTTCGGCAACGGCCTTCACGCCGTTAGCGATAAGAGCCTTGGCACCGTCGAGGTCGAGTTCGTTCTGGGTAGCGCACGGAAGAGCGATGTCGCACTTGACCGTCCAAACACCCTTAGAACCTTCGTGGTATTCAGAACCCGGAACGAGCTTGGCGTATTCGCTGATGCGGGCGCGCTTCACGTTCTTGAGTTCGAGAACGACGTCGAGGTTGATGCCGTTCGGGTCGTAGACGTAGCCGTTGGAGTCGGACATGGTCACGACCTTGCCACCGAGCTGAGTAGCCTTCTGGCATGCGAACTGGGCAACGTTACCGGAACCGGAAATCACCACAGTCTTGCCTTCGAAGGAGTCGTTGGCGAGGTCCTTGAGCATTTCGCGGGTGAAGTAGCAGAGGCCGTAGCCAGTAGCTTCGGTACGGGCGAGAGAGCCACCGTAGGAGAGGCCCTTACCGGTGAGAACGCCCACAAATTCGTTGCGGATGCGCTTGTACTGACCGAACATGTAACCGATTTCGCGAGCGCCAGTACCCTGGTCACCAGCCGGAACGTCCGTGTCGGCACCGACGTGCTTGCAGAGTTCAGTCATGAAGGACTGGCAGAAACGCATCACTTCGTTGTCGCTCTTGCCCTTGGGGTCGAAGTCGGAACCGCCCTTGCCGCCGCCCATGGGGAGCGTGGTGAGGCTGTTCTTGAAGATCTGTTCGAAGCCGAGGAACTTCAGCATGGAAAGCGTAACTTCATTACGGAGACGGATACCGCCCTTGTACGGGCCGATGGCGGAGTTGAACTGCACGCGGTAGCCACGGTTCACCTGAACGTTACCCTTGTCATCGAGCCAAGGTACGCGGAAGGTAATCACGCGTTCCGGTTCGACGAGGCGGTCGATCACGCCGTTGGTTTCCCAGGACTTGTCCTGTTCGAGGACGGGGTCGAGGGATTCGAGGAATTCGCGGACAGCCTGATGGAAGAGGGCCTGGTCCGGATCGCGGGCGACGACCTTGTCATAGACTTTCTGAAGGTAAGCATTCTTGATTGCCATTTTATATATCTCCGTTGAGAGTTTTGATTGTTAATGTTTTTAACGCTTGTAAAGATAGCAAAGGGGCATGACAAATAGTGAAAAACGGGCAAAAATCTTCAAAAACTTACATTTTTGTAAGTTAGTTTTTTGTCAGTTTTAAAAAGTTTGAATTTTCGTTAAATTTCACGGCATAGAAATGCAAAAACCTACATTTTTGTAAGTTTTATATTTTCACTATCATTCGTAACGAAAATTTTACAGACGCCGGGTATGCTTTAGAGCGTTTATAAAGATCCCCGCCTACGCGGGGATGACAGTTGAACAATGTCAGGGATGATTTAGAGTTCGAGGAAGGCCTTCAGGTCGTCCATGCGGCGCTTCGCCATCTCGACTCCGTGCTCGTAGGACTCGTTCATCTTGTCCATGTCGGTATCGAACTGGTCGCACAGTTCTATGAGGGGGCGAACCAGGAACAGCCTCCCCTCCTTCTCGAGTTTCTCCATCTGCACGAACATCTTCTCGTAACGCTTGAGACGCACCATCAGGGCGCGGAAAAGTTCGGGGTACTTGCGCTTGTACATCGGGTTGAGGATTGCGCGGTACTTGCGGAAATCCGTCACGGCCTCGCCCGGGTAATGCGTCGAAACAGCCACCACCTTGTCGCAGCCCTTCTCGAAGGCGCGCTCATACGGGATAGGGACCGTAATGCAGCCGTCGGCGTAGTGCTTGCCGTCGAGAGATGCCATCGGGAAAATCATCGGGAGGGCGCAGCTCGCGCTAATCAGGTCCAGAAGGCGCTTCTTGTCTTGCCTTTCGGACTTGAACTCGGCGCGGCCGGTCTCACAGCAGGTGAGACCGATTTCGAATTCAATCTTGGAATTCCGGTAGGCCTCGAAATCGAGCGGCATCTTGCCGTCGGCCGCGAGGTAATTCAATGCGTGAAATTCCTTCTGGATTCCGATAAACTTGCTCGCCCATTTTTTGCCCTCTTGCAGGCGTGTCGGGAGAACGATAAACTTGAGCCTTCCCTGCTGGCGGGTAATGAAGTTCACCGCCGCGTGCGCACCGGCGGAAACGCCCGCAACGTAATTGAAGTCTATACCCTCGTCGAACCAGGTGTCCAGCACTCCTGCGCTGAACATCGTCTGGCGCGAGCCTCCTTCCAGCACCAACCCCGCCTTCACGCATTCCCCCTATTGTCATCCCCGGCCTGACCGGGCGGACAGCACTTAGAGCTTTGCTCTTTAGTGCGCATGGCCTCCAAGGTGGGGATCTGTTCGGACGGAGTTTCTGCCGC
The Fibrobacter sp. UWR3 genome window above contains:
- a CDS encoding TatD family hydrolase translates to MFVDTHCHIDSYERHAGESFDALLARLRDDGDPNIELPEAFIHVACDPADFERARELSEKHPNVYAAYGIHPEYVDTETPDDEARMLEYLKHPKCVACGEFGLDYHYDPESRPRQIALFERHLQLALTSGKPIVLHLREADDDALAVLRGADIRNKNIHVHCFTGTPGFAEALLALDANIYIGFTGIITFKNAQNVRDAAAIVPDSRMLLETDSPYMAPIPYRGKPCHSGYIPYIANKLAEVKEKPVEEIYRQVRENTRRCYGI
- a CDS encoding bifunctional diguanylate cyclase/phosphodiesterase; translated protein: MKLFDEHKILRFALLFACFMFAAFVPDILHFSGHVMAFVPYFVAIIFIAYLALFYSFPTVGNRKKMRTDVEIPTKVDTEPVRDFQKDLHEQSELHQMMIDVSHEGFWTFNVSTGKVYWSNLVAELIGAKELLEDSFSALESYVMESDWVAFREKFMKALETGEDFSEVLRLSSPMKGKPEEIMIAGRLQMDSENRPIRVIGSITASDTSAIAREKYYYAYQDALTGVYNRKFFLEKLKVDVDMAAQKPGYTFGVALLDIDSFGAINASYSINFGDNVLRVVAERIKATCGKNDVLARIGPDVFAVILHDIQGSEVREDLLAKVKQIHTKIKAPIQLDGSELFVSASMAVVLNSDVDCVEDILASANAVLRNLKKSGQHGGIQFVTGGIREKAMKLYKLEYEIRRAIQAQEFVLMYQPIIDIASGDRIVGFEALVRWNNSEHGIVSPAEFIPLAEETGLIVPMGALILKMACIQTKKWVDLGFKDIRVAVNFSAKQFAMESMVDDVKRVLAETNLNPRNLKLEITEYTATCEVEKAADIMRKLSCMGVQISIDDFGTGYSSLSYLKHLPVHTLKMDKSFVDHVADDEEDAAFAKMVIGIAKSLNLELIAEGVETEEQLEFLRSEGCRNIQGFYFSVPLSPEDALKYMEAHYAGGAVPAGAAAQIA
- a CDS encoding patatin family protein → MKAGLVLEGGSRQTMFSAGVLDTWFDEGIDFNYVAGVSAGAHAAVNFITRQQGRLKFIVLPTRLQEGKKWASKFIGIQKEFHALNYLAADGKMPLDFEAYRNSKIEFEIGLTCCETGRAEFKSERQDKKRLLDLISASCALPMIFPMASLDGKHYADGCITVPIPYERAFEKGCDKVVAVSTHYPGEAVTDFRKYRAILNPMYKRKYPELFRALMVRLKRYEKMFVQMEKLEKEGRLFLVRPLIELCDQFDTDMDKMNESYEHGVEMAKRRMDDLKAFLEL
- the gdhA gene encoding NADP-specific glutamate dehydrogenase, which gives rise to MAIKNAYLQKVYDKVVARDPDQALFHQAVREFLESLDPVLEQDKSWETNGVIDRLVEPERVITFRVPWLDDKGNVQVNRGYRVQFNSAIGPYKGGIRLRNEVTLSMLKFLGFEQIFKNSLTTLPMGGGKGGSDFDPKGKSDNEVMRFCQSFMTELCKHVGADTDVPAGDQGTGAREIGYMFGQYKRIRNEFVGVLTGKGLSYGGSLARTEATGYGLCYFTREMLKDLANDSFEGKTVVISGSGNVAQFACQKATQLGGKVVTMSDSNGYVYDPNGINLDVVLELKNVKRARISEYAKLVPGSEYHEGSKGVWTVKCDIALPCATQNELDLDGAKALIANGVKAVAEGANMPSTPEAIEAFQKAGVLFGPAKAANAGGVATSGLEMSQNSERLSWTFEEVDKKLEGIMKSIYAAASSAAVKYGQKGNLVMGANIAGFLKVADAMKWQGAV